From the genome of Xyrauchen texanus isolate HMW12.3.18 chromosome 22, RBS_HiC_50CHRs, whole genome shotgun sequence, one region includes:
- the LOC127662730 gene encoding NIPA-like protein 3 isoform X1, protein MYGVRMAREAVVTDDSYTENLIGTLLAIFGNLLVSISVSIQKQSHVALAGNKDQKQYYHTKTWWSGLMLMVLGEGALFVSYAFAPLSLIAPLNALSVISSSILGFLFLRERCKAQEFLKCYILTFLGCALTAGGTYLFVTFGPKSHEKLNAENIVKHVIGWPFLLYLLLGIITFCLVLYFYKHRNANYLVLILLLVALLGSVTVITVKAVSGMIVLSVLGPLQLSYPIFYVMFICMVAAVIFQASFLAQASHLYDSSHIACVNYIFSTTFAIVAGAIFYQEFNHEDILHICMFLLGCAVCFLGVFLITKNKRKVKAFEPYVSVDMAKGIPTIHNKGSFSYGTLVNNDSVGPVILPVDQELSVSSGPVNQNQSSELKKD, encoded by the exons ATGTACGGTGTGAGAATGGCACGTGAGGCCGTTGTGACGGACGACTCCTACACC GAAAACCTCATTGGCACATTGTTGGCTATCTTCGGAAACCTGTTGGTCAGTATCTCTGTGAGCATTCAA aaacAAAGTCATGTGGCATTAGCAGGGAATAAAGACCAGAAGCAGTACTACCACACCAAGACCTGGTGGTCTGGCCTGATGCTGATGGTTCTGGGAGAGGGCGCTCTGTTTGTGTCCTATGCGTTTGCTCCACTCTCTCTCATCGCTCCTCTTAATGCCTTGTCTGTAATTT CAAGCTCCATCTTAGGTTTCCTGTTTTTACGGGAAAGGTGTAAGGCACAGGAATTTTTGA AATGCTACATTTTGACTTTCCTGGGCTGCGCCTTGACAGCGGGTGGTACTTACCTGTTTGTGACATTTGGGCCAAAATCTCACGAGAAACTGAATGCGGAAAACATAGTAAAACATGTTATCGGCTGGCCCTTCCTCTTATACTTG CTTCTGGGGATCATCACCTTCTGTCTGGTGCTGTATTTCTACAAACATCGGAATGCAAACTACCTCGTCTTGATTCTGCTGCTGGTGGCACTACTTG GTTCAGTGACGGTAATCACAGTGAAGGCAGTTTCAGGGATGATTGTGCTAAGTGTCTTGGGTCCTCTACAGCTCTCATACCCCATATTCTATGTCATGTTCATCTGCATGGTGGCTGCTGTCATCTTCCAAGCATC gtttTTAGCACAGGCATCTCACTTGTATGATTCCTCTCACATCGCCTGTGTGAATTACATTTTCTCAACAACGTTCGCTATTGTGGCAG GAGCCATATTTTACCAGGAGTTTAATCATGAAGACATTCTACACATTTGCATGTTTCTCTTGGG ATGTGCTGTGTGCTTTCTTGGGGTGTTCCTGATCACCAAAAACAAGAGGAAGGTCAAAGCCTTTGAGCCATATGTCAGCGTGGACATGGCAAAAG GTATTCCAACCATTCACAACAAAGGCTCCTTTTCCTATGGGACACTTGTGAACAATGACAGTGTGGGTCCTGTAATTCTTCCAGTGGACCAAGAGCTGTCCGTGTCTTCCGGTCCTGTCAACCAGAACCAATCATCAGAGCTGAAGAAAGACTGA
- the LOC127662730 gene encoding NIPA-like protein 3 isoform X2, whose translation MYGVRMAREAVVTDDSYTENLIGTLLAIFGNLLKQSHVALAGNKDQKQYYHTKTWWSGLMLMVLGEGALFVSYAFAPLSLIAPLNALSVISSSILGFLFLRERCKAQEFLKCYILTFLGCALTAGGTYLFVTFGPKSHEKLNAENIVKHVIGWPFLLYLLLGIITFCLVLYFYKHRNANYLVLILLLVALLGSVTVITVKAVSGMIVLSVLGPLQLSYPIFYVMFICMVAAVIFQASFLAQASHLYDSSHIACVNYIFSTTFAIVAGAIFYQEFNHEDILHICMFLLGCAVCFLGVFLITKNKRKVKAFEPYVSVDMAKGIPTIHNKGSFSYGTLVNNDSVGPVILPVDQELSVSSGPVNQNQSSELKKD comes from the exons ATGTACGGTGTGAGAATGGCACGTGAGGCCGTTGTGACGGACGACTCCTACACC GAAAACCTCATTGGCACATTGTTGGCTATCTTCGGAAACCTGTTG aaacAAAGTCATGTGGCATTAGCAGGGAATAAAGACCAGAAGCAGTACTACCACACCAAGACCTGGTGGTCTGGCCTGATGCTGATGGTTCTGGGAGAGGGCGCTCTGTTTGTGTCCTATGCGTTTGCTCCACTCTCTCTCATCGCTCCTCTTAATGCCTTGTCTGTAATTT CAAGCTCCATCTTAGGTTTCCTGTTTTTACGGGAAAGGTGTAAGGCACAGGAATTTTTGA AATGCTACATTTTGACTTTCCTGGGCTGCGCCTTGACAGCGGGTGGTACTTACCTGTTTGTGACATTTGGGCCAAAATCTCACGAGAAACTGAATGCGGAAAACATAGTAAAACATGTTATCGGCTGGCCCTTCCTCTTATACTTG CTTCTGGGGATCATCACCTTCTGTCTGGTGCTGTATTTCTACAAACATCGGAATGCAAACTACCTCGTCTTGATTCTGCTGCTGGTGGCACTACTTG GTTCAGTGACGGTAATCACAGTGAAGGCAGTTTCAGGGATGATTGTGCTAAGTGTCTTGGGTCCTCTACAGCTCTCATACCCCATATTCTATGTCATGTTCATCTGCATGGTGGCTGCTGTCATCTTCCAAGCATC gtttTTAGCACAGGCATCTCACTTGTATGATTCCTCTCACATCGCCTGTGTGAATTACATTTTCTCAACAACGTTCGCTATTGTGGCAG GAGCCATATTTTACCAGGAGTTTAATCATGAAGACATTCTACACATTTGCATGTTTCTCTTGGG ATGTGCTGTGTGCTTTCTTGGGGTGTTCCTGATCACCAAAAACAAGAGGAAGGTCAAAGCCTTTGAGCCATATGTCAGCGTGGACATGGCAAAAG GTATTCCAACCATTCACAACAAAGGCTCCTTTTCCTATGGGACACTTGTGAACAATGACAGTGTGGGTCCTGTAATTCTTCCAGTGGACCAAGAGCTGTCCGTGTCTTCCGGTCCTGTCAACCAGAACCAATCATCAGAGCTGAAGAAAGACTGA